The Drosophila mauritiana strain mau12 chromosome 2R, ASM438214v1, whole genome shotgun sequence genome has a segment encoding these proteins:
- the LOC117137352 gene encoding uncharacterized protein LOC117137352: MHQMWNRNWSWTLLVFSALLLLSTEVANSEECGQEEFTKCAEPLDMLHLTSDFSIGPAKKEELEKLCHELRKGVRCIQSYTRRCMDLQQRNQFNKLYHGTNQFIRDLCNKGAFQDEYLKHVPCSEMAKKEFEVCSNRYRETMVFLKPNKNQESSENGTLNENIKTICCSINELVDCSEDAARKICGNEAAKFTRQLVDKYANSLTKIYCEDFTRNPGICRDGEGNGSSRAAGSSLGLLLTGTLLTLLVSRGNR, encoded by the exons ATGCATCAAATGTGGAACCGCAACTGGAGCTGGACTCTTCTGGTTTTCTCGG CCCTGCTACTCCTCTCGACGGAGGTGGCCAATTCGGAGGAATGCGGCCAGGAGGAGTTCACCAAGTGCGCCGAACCACTTGATATGCTGCATTTAACGTCGGACTTCTCGATTGGCCCGGCCAAGAAGGAGGAACTGGAAAAACTTTGTCA TGAGCTGCGCAAGGGCGTGAGGTGCATCCAGAGCTACACCCGGCGTTGCATGGATCTGCAGCAGAGGAATCAGTTCAACAAGCTCTACCACGGCACCAACCAGTTCATCAGGGATCTGTGCAACAAGGGCGCCTTCCAGGACGAGTACCTCAAGCACGTTCCCTGCTCCGAAATGGCCAAGAAGGAGTTCGAGGTGTGCTCCAACCGCTACCGGGAGACCATGGTGTTCCTCAAGCCCAACAAGAACCAGGAAAGCTCCGAGAACGGCACCCTGAACGAGAACATCAAGACCATTTGCTG CTCCATCAACGAACTTGTGGATTGCTCGGAGGATGCTGCACGCAAGATCTGCGGCAACGAGGCGGCAAAGTTCACGCGTCAACTGGTGGACAAATATGCCAACAGCCTGACCAAG ATCTACTGCGAGGACTTCACCCGAAATCCGGGCATCTGCAGGGATGGCGAGGGCAATGGCTCCAGCCGGGCAGCTGGCAGTAGTTTGGGCCTCCTGCTCACAGGGACATTGCTCACACTGCTGGTCAGCAGAGGCAACAGATAG